Below is a genomic region from Rosa chinensis cultivar Old Blush chromosome 5, RchiOBHm-V2, whole genome shotgun sequence.
ATGCTTGACTGTCAACCTATCAATACTCCTATCGAGCAGAACCATCGATTAGCAGAGTATTTGGATCAAGTACCTACAAATAAAGCGAGATACCAAAGGTTAGTTGGACGGTTGATATATTTGTCTCACACTAGACCGGATTTagcttatgcagttagtgtGGTGAGCCAATTTATGCATAATCCTAGTGAGGCTCATATGGGTGCTGTATTTCGAATTTTGCGGTATTTAAAGTCTGCTCCAGGAAAGGGATTAATTTTTTCAAAATACAGTCATCTAGATGTTTCTGGATACACAGATGCCGACTGGGCAGGTAATATTACAGATCGCAGGTCCACTTCGGGCTACTTCACATTTGTGGGTGGTAACTTGGTTACgtggaagagcaagaaacaaaaggtggtggctcgttctagtgcagaagcagagtatagaggaatggcccgaggactttgtgagatgttgtggttgagaaatttgttgagaGATTTAGGGTTCTAGCAGAAAAAGGCTATGCCgctttattgtgataataaggctgCGATTGAAATTGCTCACAATCCTATTCAGCATGATCGTACGAAACATGTGGAGGTAGATCGGCATttcattaaagaaaatcttgatagAAAGGTCATTTTGTTTCCCTTCGTTCCTACTGAAGAACAGTTGGCAGACATTCTCACAAAGACTCTTTCGAGTAAAGCCTTTTATGattcacttgacaagttgggcatccgtgatctgtatgtaccaacttgagggggagtgtcaTTCCGTGTATTATTAGGATTGTGTATCTTGTATATTATTAGGAATATTCTCTTCTGTTTTGTTTCCTAATAGGACATGCtgtatcttgtatatatactccTTTCTTGGAGAAGATAAATACACAAatgagaaaaccctaaaattcctttgtttcttggttcCTTTTGACTCTAATCTCTTCAAATACTGTTACTCAAACAATCTGGTTTTTGATTCGTATCCAAGGAAGAAAATCCTGTTTTAATGATGTAATAAAATCAATGTTCCAGAAATCGGTAGGCAAAAGGTTGAGTCTTAGATAGATAGATATGTATTTAACttagagaaaattttacaaacaatacccgaactaaggccgactcctaacttcagtacccgactatgcaaaactatcactttggtaccccaagtttgaagctcgacccaagaatggtacacgccgtccatcacagcgttaagtctttgctatgtggcaaaccatgaggactctcaaaatatgccacgtagTTAGCTAGTTAAAGCCGTGATGggcggcgtgtaccattcttgggtcggacttcaaacttagggtaccaaagtgatagttttacatagtcgggtactgaagttaagaatgagccttagttcgggtactgtttgtaacattttatCTTTAACTTAttatacaataaaaaaaataaaataaaaaataagaaaacttATTATACAATAGATTAATTAATGTTCTTACAGTCAAGACTGATGGGAGGAGGGCCTACCGCCTAATTGTTTAGGCTGACATATAtattttaggggaaatgatcatttacccaattttaggcactaaattgcccacttgctgcactaacttttttttaatctcatttacccaaaacactctaagggattatttccctaaatacccaattaattctttttatttttttgggacttttttccctctcctttctcacttagagagagaagtctctctctctctctctctctctctctctctctctctctctctctctctctctctctctctctctctctctctctctctctctctctctctctctctctctccctccctccctccctccctccctccctccctccctcccttcaGCAGGTCGCCCACGACGCCGGCTCTCGCCATCGCCGCGCTGAAACTCGTTGTCGTGCTCTCCGCGGCCAGGCTCGAAGCCAAGTCGACGGTCCTCGTCGCTGAGAAGCTCGGCGAGGCCGGGTTGGACCTTCTGAAGGAATTGACGACCGCCAGTAGAATCGGGTACGTCTTCGATTTGCTTCTGTCTCTCTCGCCGGTGACTGATCATCACGGAAATCGCAACTTGATTGTATCTCCGGTCCCGGGCTGGAACCGGAGTCGTTGCAATCGGAGTCAAATCAGTGTGAAGGCAAACGGTCAACCGGAATTGTGGAAAAACGACTGGAATTGTGGGCAAAATCGTCAACCGGAGttgagattattggggggcaataatgtgtcttaattgttataaagtcTCTATAATTGTGTTCAGTGATACTTTCCTTTGTGTTAAAGACTGCTTCTAatgtgttttggtatttctgatatattattgggtggcaataatctgtttattgtggggcaataatatatttgttttgttattttttgcatGAATATGGGTGATCTTTTTGTTGTTAGGTGCATTTATTCTTGTTAAGAGGCCACTCGGGAGGCTTGGGGTGAAGTGGTTCAAGTGAAGTGGAGAGTGTGAAAAAAAGCCAATTCGTTGTGGAtttaaattcaccaagtattgaatttgaatacctgtacttttgtaaactaattcaaaaccaaactgagttacttctgaccatctataaaaaaattattggggggcaataaactttttatgaccccccaataaacctaattatgtTGGTTGATGAATCTAGCAGCATTTTGTTGAAATGACCTGTAATAaatgaaccacagttaagacattatctgactattgccccccaatagaccccccccccccccccaaaaaaaaaaaaaaatcaccagtttctatcattgacaaattattgtactttaataaactcaaaacaacataagacttatcaaaactctaatttcagtgattaattaaccacaattaagaaattattggggcaataatctgtctattgccccccaagagACCACAATTTTGACGTTGTCCAAAACCTGCAAGCGAAGCCCAGACTCAATTCCGGCTtggagcttcccggacatctgacaaACAAAACTGGCGAAGCCCATACCCGATTCCGGCGTGGAGAGTTTCTCGGACATttgacgaacaaaaccggcgacgtccagaggggttgggatcgtggagttggatggcgtcatcctctggtggtccgaAGGTGGGACAGAGCGGCGGCGGTGGAGGCCCGACATTGACGGTGGAGTGgtggcttagagagagagagagagagagagagagagagagagagatgagggggaggagagagagatatgagtgtaatttgttaattaaaatgagggcaatactgtcaaacactgttagattaagtaaatggggttaaaaaactcttggtggagtaagtgggcaatttttgggctaaaattgggtaagtgatcACGGCCcctatattttaatattttaattttatataataACATATAAATACGTGTCTaattaacataaaaaattataatCAGTAATAACTGATtgaaaatatagggaaaaagTTAAGTATAGAATGATTACTTAAGAATTATAAGCGTACTTTTCATAATTTTGGACCTGTTTACTGAACTGTTCCGAACAATACCCGACCCGATCCCACCGGTTTGTACTGTTAATCCACCACCGGCTCCTCTAGTCGCTCAAATCTGATCCGCTCGATCAAATGACACCAGCCCCCTTGATTAGTCCAAATAAATCCCTACTATATTGAGATAGGATTTAGATAGTTCAGGGTTACTTTGATAATAATGAATTTCTATATTGTTAATATTTCAGAGTTTTGATACCTACGATAAAAAAACTTAGATGGATGGATTTTTGACCCGTTTACTGAACGGTTCGGAACAATACCCGACGCGATCCGACCGGTTACCACTTACAGTGTTAGTCCGCATAAACCCCGGGAAGCTAATCTAGAAGGTCTCGGAAACAGATGGCATTGCCTCGCTCATTTCTGTTTGGCTCGTCTCCCTTTATATTACGTAGCAGACTCCATCATATAACAATCCTTCTCCCTTCTCTCACTACCAAACCCATTCcttcactctctttctctctctcctccaccaccgcCATGGCTTCCGCTTCTCCCGCCAAGAAGGTTATAGCACTACTGATTCTCAGCTCTTGTGTGTGTGGTTTTGTGTGAGTGAGAGAGTGACTGTTGAATTTTGCAGGTTCTGGTTCCGATTGCGAATGGCTCGGAGCAGATGGAGGCGGTGATCTCCGTCGATGTTCTGCGCCGAGCCGGAGCTGATGTCACTATGGCTTCTGTGGAGAAGCAGCTGAGGGTTGAGGCGTGTCATGGGGTTAAGATCATCGCTGATGCTTTGATTTCGGACTGTGGCCAGAGCTCCTTTGATCTCATTACTCTACCTGTGAGTATTCCATCCCTTGTGTATTCCATCCACGAGTTCACCACTTCAAATTTGGCGGCTTGCTTAAACTCTTGATATAAAAGAAAGACGAAAGCGAAAACTAACAATAAAACCAAGAGAGTAGTGGGAATTGTTGAAGTGGTTACTAAGCAAGTATACTTATTTGAAGCAGCTGTTTTTAGCTTTGTTGAATCTAGGCTTGTGGTTGTTCATTTGGTTCGTAGCCGGCTTGTGATTAGGAGTTGATAATCAACTAATTGGAGAGCTGCGACCGGGGAAATTTAGGGAATCAGTAGGATGGAACTGTTTGAGGAAATTGATTCATATCAGTCTTAAGCAACCATCTGTTTCCTTACCgttattttcttcttcagatGAGCCCGTGTCTTTTGATTGAACTAACTATGCATACAGCTTGATATAGTCCATAACATATAACAATGGAGGAAGCCTTTTATCTATCTGTACTTTCGTCGTTCTATCTTCAGGAGTTTCTGAAGTGTGCATTATTGGTAGCTTTATTGTAATTGAATTTGACTTTTGGCTTTTCATGCTATAGGGAGGGATGGCAGGTGCTCCCAATCTTAAAAACAGTGAGGTCCTGGAAAGTCTGGTGAAAAAGCAAGCTGCCGATGGGAAGCTCTATGCTGCAATCTGTGCTGCACCTGTAGTGGCACTTGAGTCTTGGGGTGTGCTGAAGGGATTGAAAGTAAGTTCTCTAAACCTCTGTttaagattttttattttttttccagtGTACCTTTGTTTCTCTTGAAATAACTGAATTGAGCTTATGCCCTCAACTGATTTTTGACAGGCAACTTGCTATCCATCATTAATGGAGCAATTAGCAGCATCTAGTGCAACTGCTGTTGAATCAAGAGTGCAGCTAGATGGCAAAGCTGTGACAAGTCCTGGACCTGGTACTACCATAGAGTTTGCTGTTGCACTTGTTGAGCAATTGTATGGGAAAGAGAAAGCTGATGAAGTTTCTGGTCCCCTGGTAAATGCTTTCTCAGCATAGTTTCTTTTGGCTTGTCACATTCTttcccaaaaagaaaagcataAAACTACCAAAATAGCATTTGAAGATAAAATCATTTGGGTAGTTTGATCTTCATAGAGTTGGTACAACGGATATTGATTGCGTATCTGATGTAGGAGAAGGAGTTCAGGAAAGAAACAGGAATTCGGTAGAGCTTTCTATAGTAAAACAATGTGGTGGAATTTGGAAATGGAACTTTTAATGTCCTTCGACTAAACGGAAAAAATTGGTGAAAATTCAAGAGGAAAATTTTAGTGTTTAATTCAGAGAGACTGTAGAAGATGAccgaaacaaaacaaaacaaacaaatctATTCACCTGAGGTTCATATATATGAAGAAAGAAATAGATACATGAAATGGTAAGTATTTAGCTGAAAAGGTGGTTCATTATAATAGTTACACCTGGCAGGGTTTTAAGAGCCTACCAAATATGGACCATTTAGTTTCGCTTCTTAGTTGAGGAAGCCACAAGCCTTGGTGTTTGGCTTGGTTTACTTAAACTTTAAATAGGCTTCACCAGAGCACAGTTATGTCTCAGCTATCTGTGAATGCTCATATTTATTTCGAAGACCAACCCTCTGATTATTGGGTGGAGGTGGTGGTTGCTGCTTTCCAGTGCTGCTATTCTGGTAGTGGCTTTCTTATAGAGTGATTGGTTTAGTTAAACTTAAAAATGGCTTCACCAGAGCACAGTTATGTCTCAGCTATCTGTGAATGCTCATATTTATTTGGAAGACTTGCCCTCTGATTATTGGGTGGAGGTGGTGGTTGCTGCTTTCCACTGGTGCTATTCTGTTAGTGGCTTTCTTATAGAGTGATTGGGAAGCTCTCATTGTCtggaaaaatggaaataaaaagGCTCTGTTATGATCTGACCTCTTCTGTTACCATTAGTTTTATTGCCAGATAGAGAAGTCAATGTATTTTTGAATActcttttgtttctgtttttgctGGGTGTGTGACTTCAAATTTTTACTCAGGTGATGCGTTCCAACCATGGGGATGAATATATCATAACTGAGCGAAACCCAATGAAGTGGACTTTCACTGATTCCCCAAAGGTGAACTTTTCATgtattttatatttgttttgtctTGGAACATTGTATGCAGAACTCAGGTAGGCTTGTGTTGGTTCACTATTTAGCAGAGAGTAGAATTTGAGAACAAGAAGTGAGCTTATTATTCGTCTTGTGTTGTAGTGTTAGATATCGTGTATATAGTCAAGTGCTTTACATTTGCAATTATGTTACCATTATGTAGGATTATTTCATGTTCTTACAAGTTAACTATGAACTGAGAGTTGTCTACAATTTTGTTACGAGGAACTATAAGTTTGATATGACAGGAAGAGTTGCTACTCTGTTTCAAGATGCTCCTTTATGACCTTTTGTCTTTGCCCTTCAGATTCTTGTACCAATAGCTAATGGTACAGAGGAAATGGAAGCTATAATGATCATTGATATTCTCCGACGAGCCAAAGCAACTGTTGTAGTGGCCTCTGTAGAAGATAAGCTAGACATTATTGCTTCTCGCAAAGTTAAGCTGGAAGCGGATGTGCTCCTGGATGAAGCGGCCAAACTTTCGTATGACCTAATAGTTTTACCTGTAAGTTAGTTTTCTTGTTTGCTTTTGTTTAATCATTACTGTTCACCAGTTGACTAGGGTAACTGTATTCTTTACTTTTCAGGGTGGACTTGGCGGTGCTCAAGCTTTTGCAAAATCAGAAACACTTGTGAATTTATTGAAAAAGCAGAGGGAATCAAATAAGCCGTATGGAGCGATATGTTCTTCACCAGCTTTAGTCTTTGAACCCCATGGCTTACTCAAGGTATGCTTCAGAGCATTTTCTGAAATCCTTTTCATTGAAGGACCACTCCACTGAAACTTGT
It encodes:
- the LOC112165408 gene encoding protein DJ-1 homolog A, whose protein sequence is MALPRSFLFGSSPFILRSRLHHITILLPSLTTKPIPSLSFSLSSTTAMASASPAKKVLVPIANGSEQMEAVISVDVLRRAGADVTMASVEKQLRVEACHGVKIIADALISDCGQSSFDLITLPGGMAGAPNLKNSEVLESLVKKQAADGKLYAAICAAPVVALESWGVLKGLKATCYPSLMEQLAASSATAVESRVQLDGKAVTSPGPGTTIEFAVALVEQLYGKEKADEVSGPLVMRSNHGDEYIITERNPMKWTFTDSPKILVPIANGTEEMEAIMIIDILRRAKATVVVASVEDKLDIIASRKVKLEADVLLDEAAKLSYDLIVLPGGLGGAQAFAKSETLVNLLKKQRESNKPYGAICSSPALVFEPHGLLKGKKATAFPAMCDKLSDKSEIENRVLVDGNLITSRGPGTSMEFALGIVEKFFGREKAIDLAKVLVLFVHKTIFT